The following proteins are co-located in the Pirellulales bacterium genome:
- a CDS encoding 4'-phosphopantetheinyl transferase superfamily protein, with translation QAVAFYRAWTRKEAYLKATGCGLSRPLASFSVSVALGDSPRLIRDDSDPAAHQNWSFADFDPAPGWVGSLVVAGHSRPLRRLEWNG, from the coding sequence AGCAGGCCGTTGCCTTCTATCGGGCCTGGACCCGCAAGGAGGCCTATTTGAAGGCGACTGGATGCGGATTGTCGCGGCCACTGGCGTCATTCAGTGTCAGCGTGGCGCTGGGCGATTCGCCGCGTCTAATCCGCGACGATTCCGATCCGGCAGCGCATCAGAATTGGTCGTTTGCAGATTTTGACCCGGCGCCAGGCTGGGTGGGTAGTTTAGTCGTTGCCGGGCATTCGCGGCCTCTGCGAAGACTCGAATGGAACGGTTAA